The sequence below is a genomic window from Syntrophorhabdaceae bacterium.
ATATGAAAACAGTGATTTTGACCGGTTTGTTATTAATAAGTCTCATGGCGATAACCGCGATGGCGAAAGATGACGGTAACACGGCTGCTGTCCAGGGCACCCAGAAAGCGACCTTCGCCGGCGGGTGCTTCTGGTGCATGGAAGCGCCTTTTGATAAACTCCCGGGTGTTATCTCGGTAACGTCAGGCTATACCGGCGGGCACCTGAAGGATCCAAGTTATGAGCAAGTGTCAGCCGGTGGCACGGGCCACGCGGAGTCAGTGCAGATTGTCTATGACCCCCGGAAGATCAGTTATGAAGAATTGCTTGATGTCTTCTGGCACAATATCGATCCCACTGTCATCGATAGCCAATTCTGCGACGTGGGTAATCAGTACCGCTCGGCTATCTTTTATCATACAGACGCTCAGAAGATGCTTGCGGAACAATCAAAAACGGCACTCCAAAAAACCAAGCCGTTCAAAGAAGATATTGTAACGGAGATCACCCGCGCAACAGAGTTCTATCCCGCGGAGGAATACCACCAGCATTACTATAAGAAAAACCCCTTGCGGTATAAATTCTATCGCAGCAGGTGCGGCCGCGATAACCGGTTAAAGGAGCTGTGGGGGGAAAAGGCAGGTCACTGAAAGGAATAAAAACTTCAAGCATAAAGCGCGTGGCGCGTGATGTTTGATGAATTCTCATGTTTATTGTAAGACATGATGTGATTTCGATGTTATTACTTTCATGGAGGTGAAACATGCCAGACCATACCCCAACAAAGGCTTCCGGAGAGATGGGAAAAGCTTGTGATACAGGCTCAACACCCGTGGAATCAAAAACAATGGGACACCGCATGAGTGCCGCAGACCGGCTGCGAGAGCGGCAGATCAAGAGCAGTATCGGGCGAAGAGGTTTTTTCAAACTGATCGGTATCGGGACCCTTGGCCTCGGGTTCGGGGTATCCATCTTTGACAGTATCTTTCAATATGCAGGCAGCGCGGAACTAAGCGCGGAACAAAAACACAAGCTTCTCACTGTCGGGACTGTCGATTTCATGGGCTTTCGGGCCAAAGAGATCACTCCAAACAAGGAGTTTTACATCACAACCTATTCGCCGAAAGTTCCCGGAATTCAGTTAGACCGGCATGTGCTACGCATAGAAGGTCTCGTCGAAAAACCCTACACGCTCACGATGAAAGAGTTGGAAGAGATGAAAGACACAACTGAGTTTGTCACGCTCGAGTGCATAGGCAATCCCGTAGGCGGGGACGCGATAGGAAACGCCCTCTGGGAAGGTGTAAAACTGCGGAATATTCTCGACAGGGCTCATCCGAAGCACGGAATTATAAAGGCGGCGCTCTTTGCCGAAGATGGCTACAGCGACAGCATTCCCTATTCCCTGGCTCAATCGGACAACGTATTCCTGGCATACAGGATGAACGGGGAATACCTGCCACCAGAAC
It includes:
- the msrA gene encoding peptide-methionine (S)-S-oxide reductase MsrA — protein: MKTVILTGLLLISLMAITAMAKDDGNTAAVQGTQKATFAGGCFWCMEAPFDKLPGVISVTSGYTGGHLKDPSYEQVSAGGTGHAESVQIVYDPRKISYEELLDVFWHNIDPTVIDSQFCDVGNQYRSAIFYHTDAQKMLAEQSKTALQKTKPFKEDIVTEITRATEFYPAEEYHQHYYKKNPLRYKFYRSRCGRDNRLKELWGEKAGH
- a CDS encoding molybdopterin-dependent oxidoreductase, which translates into the protein MPDHTPTKASGEMGKACDTGSTPVESKTMGHRMSAADRLRERQIKSSIGRRGFFKLIGIGTLGLGFGVSIFDSIFQYAGSAELSAEQKHKLLTVGTVDFMGFRAKEITPNKEFYITTYSPKVPGIQLDRHVLRIEGLVEKPYTLTMKELEEMKDTTEFVTLECIGNPVGGDAIGNALWEGVKLRNILDRAHPKHGIIKAALFAEDGYSDSIPYSLAQSDNVFLAYRMNGEYLPPEHGYPLRVIVPGIYGMKNVKWLSKIELVNYDFKGYWEKLRWSDEAVISTTSTILMPTDGKEIPLGQYVIGGMAFGGRHGISRVQVSLNKGRTWEDAHMKAPLSKWSWSLWEYDWKPPRAGEYSIQVRGIDRSGNVQESSSLIGRLTGSFPSGSRGIHKIDVTVRK